From the genome of Meriones unguiculatus strain TT.TT164.6M chromosome X unlocalized genomic scaffold, Bangor_MerUng_6.1 ChrX_unordered_Scaffold_30, whole genome shotgun sequence, one region includes:
- the Eif2s3 gene encoding eukaryotic translation initiation factor 2 subunit 3 has translation MAGGEGGVTLGQPHLSRQDLATLDVTKLTPLSHEVISRQATINIGTIGHVAHGKSTVVKAISGVHTVRFKNELERNITIKLGYANAKIYKLDDPSCPRPECYRSCGSSTPDEFPTDIPGTKGNFKLVRHVSFVDCPGHDILMATMLNGAAVMDAALLLIAGNESCPQPQTSEHLAAIEIMKLKHILILQNKIDLVKESQAKEQYEQILAFVQGTVAEGAPIIPISAQLKYNIEVVCEYIVKKIPVPPRDFTSEPRLIVIRSFDVNKPGCEVDDLKGGVAGGSILKGVLKVGQEIEVRPGIVSKDSEGKLMCKPIFSKIVSLFAEHNDLQYAAPGGLIGVGTKIDPTLCRADRMVGQVLGAVGALPEIFTELEISYFLLRRLLGVRTEGDKKAAKVQKLSKNEVLMVNIGSLSTGGRVSAVKADLGKIVLTNPVCTEVGEKIALSRRVEKHWRLIGWGQIRRGVTIKPTVDDD, from the exons ATGGCTGGGGGTGAAGGTGGAGTGACTCTCGGGCAGCCACATCTTTCTCGACAGGATCTCGCTACATTG GATGTCACCAAGTTGACACCACTTTCACATGAAGTTATCAGCAGACAAGCCACGATTAATATTG GTACAATTGGTCATGTAGCTCATGGGAAATCCACTGTGGTCAAGGCTATTTCTGGAGTTCACACTGTCAGATTCAAAAATGAACTGGAAAGGAACATTACCATCAAGCTTGGATATGCTAATGCTAAG ATTTATAAACTTGATGACCCAAGTTGTCCTAGACCAGAATGTTACAGATCATGTGGAAGTAGTACACCGGATGAGTTTCCTACAGACATTCCAGGGACCAAAGGGAACTTCAAATTAGTGAG GCATGTTTCCTTTGTTGACTGTCCTGGCCATGATATTTTGATGGCTACAATGCTGAATGGCGCAGCAGTGATGGATGCAGCTCTTCTGTTGATAG CTGGTAATGAATCATGCCCTCAGCCTCAGACTTCTGAACACCTGGCTGCTATAGAAATCATGAAACTCAAGCATATTTTGATCTTACAGAATAAAATTGATCTAGTCAAAGAAAGTCAGGCTAAGGAACAATATGAGCAGATTCTTGCATTTGTACAAG GAACAGTAGCAGAAGGGGCGCCAATTATTCCAATTTCTGCTCAGCTGAAATACAACATTGAAGTTGTCTGTGAGTACATAGTGAAGAAAATACCAGTGCCCCCAAGAGACTTTACTTCAGAACCCCGTCTCATTG ttATCAGGTCATTCGATGTCAACAAACCTGGCTGTGAAGTTGATGACCTTAAGGGAGGTGTAGCCGGTGGTAGTATTCTAAAAGGAGTGTTAAAG GTAGGCCAGGAGATAGAAGTCAGACCTGGTATTGTTTCCAAAGATAGTGAAGGAAAACTCATGTGTAAACCAATTTTTTCCAAAATTGTATCACTTTTTGCGGAACATAATGATCTTCAGTATGCTGCTCCAGGTGGCCTCATTG gaGTTGGAACAAAGATCGACCCCACTTTGTGCCGAGCTGACAGAATGGTGGGACAAGTACTTGGTGCCGTTGGAGCTTTACCTGAAATATTCACAGAACTGGAAATTTCCTATTTCCTGCTTAGACGTCTTTTGGGCGTACGAACTGAAGGAGACAAGAAAGCCGCAAAG GTGCAAAAGCTGTCTAAGAATGAAGTGCTTATGGTCAACATAGGCTCCCTGTCGACAGGAGGAAGAGTCAGTGCTGTCAAGGCTGATTTGGGCAAGATTGTTTTGACTAATCCTGTGTGcacagaagtaggagaaaaaattGCGCTTAGCAGAAGAGTTGAGAAACATTGGCG tTTAATTGGTTGGGGTCAGATAAGAAGAGGAGTGACCATTAAGCCAACTGTAGATGATGACTGA